In one Pasteuria penetrans genomic region, the following are encoded:
- a CDS encoding CBS domain-containing protein, whose protein sequence is MLEDRRAKAASLFSREIAPLIIPKEKVVVMEPAWSLQRALLVLTRRGTNSVPVINTLGQVEGLISKTDILDCILPSNGNLDFASLEKLTVEEAMNVNHFGILPNSIFSFAFESLIHRSYVPIIDVRTQFLGILTRKVMMEKVIEYFRAEYLFERDQKE, encoded by the coding sequence ATGCTTGAAGACAGAAGGGCGAAAGCTGCATCCCTTTTTTCACGTGAAATTGCCCCATTGATCATCCCGAAGGAAAAGGTCGTGGTAATGGAACCTGCTTGGTCCCTACAGCGTGCATTGCTTGTTTTAACGCGCCGCGGTACCAATTCTGTACCCGTTATCAATACTTTGGGGCAGGTAGAGGGTTTGATTAGCAAAACAGATATCCTGGATTGCATTTTACCCAGCAATGGGAATCTTGATTTTGCGAGTCTGGAAAAGCTGACAGTGGAGGAGGCTATGAACGTCAATCACTTCGGTATCCTTCCTAACTCTATTTTTTCTTTTGCCTTTGAGTCGTTGATTCATCGGTCTTATGTGCCCATTATTGATGTACGAACCCAGTTTTTAGGAATTCTCACGAGAAAGGTAATGATGGAAAAGGTCATCGAGTACTTTCGGGCGGAGTACCTATTCGAGAGGGATCAAAAGGAATAG